TTATCGTGACTGAAGGCATCGGAGGTGACGATATGAAGGCGATATCCCCGGGCGACCGCGGCGAGCGCGAGCGAAATGCCGGTGCTTCCGCCGGTGTATTCGACGATAGTGTATCCCGGTTTCAGTCTGCCATCTTCTTCGGCGCGCGCAATCATCGCCTGCGCGGCGCGGTCTTTCATGCTGCCGGTCGGATTCTCCCATTCCAGTTTGACAGATATTTTGGCGCATCCTTCCGGAATTACTTTGCTCAATCGCACCAAGGAGGTATTCCCGATGGCGTGGAGGATATTGGAATGATTGTTCATGTTAAGTCGCTTTCATCAAATTTCAAGCGGTTTCAAAGTCTTGCCCGGAATGCCGCGACCATCCGGCTCGACTTAAATATAGTAGTGAAGGAATAAAGTCAATCTGATTTGATTGCTGAAGGAATTCACATTAATGGTAGCGGGGGCGGGATTTGAACCCGCGATCCGCCGCGGCGGATTATGAGCCGATTAAGCTGTCCAGACACCAGAAAGCACCAGACACTAACCTGTAATAATGGCAACAACTTACGGGAAACACAGTGTCTGGTGTTTTCCTTTATTTTGGGGTGTTTTGGCTGGTTTTACTTGAGAAATGTTAGAGTGGGGATTTTTTGAGCTTGGACTTATAAGACCACAAGAGCAGAATCCTGCGATACTTAGCCCTGTAAATTACTGAATTAGGTTGCCATCTACCCTGCCATAGATTTAATTAGTCCAGAACTGGTTTTGGCTTCTCTTCGTCGATTTTCTCCTAATCTATAAATCCAATTTATCCCCTAAATTACGAAGTATGGCCCGTTTTGTCTGCCCGTTAACTTGTTGCCTCATTTGTCCGCAAAGTATATCTTAACGGCTTGAAACTAACAATCGGTGACTTCAAAACCGTCTGAGGCGGGAGATTGCCAGAAGTGGCAGAGGACGATTCAAACGACATTACCCGACTGCACATCCAGCTTTCGAAAGACACCATAATTGGTCATTACCGGATCGTCGAAAAGATCGGGACTGGTGGCATGGGCGATGTCTACCTTGCCGAGGATACAGAACTCAATCGAAAAGTTGCACTCAAGTTTCTTCCCCCTCATCTATCCCAGGATGCGAACTGTCGGGCCCGATTCAGGCGGGAGGCACAAGCAGCGGCAAAGCTCAATCATCCCAATATTATCACCATTTATGAAGTGAATGAATTCCGTGGTCGGCCTTACTTCGCCATGGAATATGTGGATGGATTACCGCCCGATGAATACATCAGACAGACTGGTCCGTCGCTGGATGGCATAATCAATATTGCAATTCAAATATCTCTAGGTTTGCAGGAGGCGCATAATAACGGGATTATTCACAGAGATATTAAGCCGGGCAATATACTGATAGATAAGAATGGGCGAGCTAAGATTCTTGATTTTGGACTGGCGACTATCATTGGCGTCGGTAAAATCACCAAAACCGGTGTGACCATAGGCACCTTAAACTATATGTCGCCGGAACAGGTGAGGGGGGAGGAGTTGGACTGCAGAACTGATATATTCTCCTTGGCAGTCATGTTATATGAGATGCTCACTGGGCATTTACCCTTTCAGGGAGAGTATGAAGCGGCGGTCCTTTATTCAATCGTCAGCGAGGAACCGCCTTCCATATCCCAGTATCGGCCGGACATTGATACGGCGTTTGTCTCGGTCATAACCAAGGCGCTACAGAAAGACCGTGTCAATCGACATCAAACAGCTCAGGAACTTATAAGAGATTTACAGAATCCCCATGTCGCAGCGCCAATCATAAGATCACCGACAGTCACCCGGATTCAGGGAACGAAATCACTGGCTGTCCTATATCTGCGCAACTTGGGGAAGTCTGATGATGAATATCTTTGCTATGGATTGACGGAAGACCTGATTATTGCCATGACCCGCGTAAGATCATTGCAGGTGTCGCCAATGCGCTCCATACTTAAATGGAAAGACAGCGATGCCGAGATCGAGGAGATAGCGCTTACGCTCAATGTCGATTTGGTGCTTGATGGTTCTATACTGAAGATGGATGAAACGGTGCGCGTTTCTGCTCAGCTAATCGATATATGTAACAAACAAAATCTCTGGGCAGATCGCTGGGAAGAACCGATAAGTGATATTCCGCAAATCAGAAGGGCTTTGGTTCAGGGCGTTTATCTCGCACTAGGAATCGATTCCCCGCATCAGTTATCTGTTCGTGGTATAGCGACTGGTCTGATAAATCCACAGGCATATGAGTACTGCCTGCGAGCTAAGTATGCATTTGAACACAAACAGGATAAAGCCGATGTGGAAACAGCACTGGGGCTATATCATCGCGCTTTAGAAATAGAGCCTGCCCTGCTAAGAGCAAGAGCGGAAATCGCGCAAATTCACTTATTCAAGGGTGAGTACGCAATGGCTAGTCGTGAATTGATCGATGCTCTTGAAGAGGCCCGCTCACGTATGCTAAAGAGCGACGAGGCACATCTATTACGAATACTGGCAGCCGCCTACACCGGTCTATCACAGTGGGACAAAGCCTGGGAGGTTGGTCAAGATGCACTTGAACTGGACCGGGAATCCGCCGACTTGACCGGTGAAGCTGAAACCCTGGCCATTCTCATAAACATTCTCCAGCCGCGCGCCAGATACGATGAAGCTCTTGAGCTCTTCCAGCGTGTGCTGGAAATAAGCCGACAGCTGGGTGACCCGGAAAGGATGTCGTCGGCTCTCAAAAATATGGGCGGCATTTATTACTACAAAGGGGATTATGACCACGCCTGCGAACTTTTCATGGAAGCTTTAGCAATAGCTCGCAAACGGGAGGACCATTCACTCGAGGCAAAATGTCTTAGCAACATAGGGATTATATATATCAACACTGGCAACTTTGGAGAGGCGCTGTGTAACCTGCAGCAGGCGTTGCATATCTTTGAGCAAATTGGTTCAAACCAGGTAGCAATTGCCAACACTTCAAACAATATCGCTTTTGTATATGGCTGCCAGGGTGATTATCGCAAGGCCCTCGAACTGAATGAACGCAGTTCCGCCATACATAAAGAGCAGTCGAATCTACAGGACTATTTAATCAGTCAATGCAACATTGCTCACGACCTGTCAATTATCGGTGATTATGAGACAGCTATTTTGACCGCCACTAATGCACTGGGAGAGGCACGTACATTAGCTCTCCCGGTCGCTATCAGTACCGCGCATAATAATCTGGGAACGGCTTATTTCTGGAAAGGGGATAAGATGCGTGCTTTGCAGCACCTGCAACAGGCGGTTAAAGTGGCGGTGGAGTCGGACCTCCGCGGCAGTCAAATCAGCCCACATTCGCGCCTGGCGGAACTCTATCAGCGACACGGTTTGATCGAACTGAGTCGAAAGCACTGCCAATTGTGTGTGAATTTGATTGAGCGACAAAATCGTGGCCCAATCTGGGCGCGGGTATCGACAATTGAGACTGTCCTTAATTCAAAAGAGGGTGATTTGGATCTGATGGCCGCAAGACTGAAACGACTTGTCGAGCAGGCTTATCGTATGGGATGCCCTGAGCTTATAGTTTTCACTGAGCGCCATTTGGGCGCTTTATTGCTGACCACCGGACAAAACCGGGAAAACCATATAGAAGGCATACAGATTCTTCAGCGCGCTCTAGACATAGCGAAGGAAACTGAAATTGAACATGAAGTGCGTTGGATCACTGAGACCTTACAGGGTCGAAGCATCGATCGATAACGACTTCTTTGAGCAGACTACTTAACCGATTTTTGGTAGCGGGGGCGGGATTTGAACCCGCGACCTTCGGGTTATGAGCCCGACGAGCTACCGGACTGCTCCACCCCGCGATCAGATTTTGTCATCGCAGGTTATGAGCCCGACGAGCTACTCCGCCTTCGGCGGACTCCACCCCGCGATCAGAAGCTCAATATATGTTTCCGATATGCAATGTCAAGCCAATATTATGAGATTAAGAATCTTATGCAAATTTAATAATCTGCTGTGAATCAGAAATTGAGAACTTGCTTCAGGTAGGCTCGTCCGACTCCTGATTTCAACCATTTCTCTCGTTTCATAGCTTCACCACGAGTAGCGAATTCTTCTTTATAAACAAGCTTCCATTCTCCGCACACTTTCGTCGTCTTGCAGAGCCCCGTATTATGTTCAGCCAATCTCCGATGAATGTCAGAAGTATGACCGATATATTGTTTCCCCTCATCTGACCTAATCATATAGACAGTAAACATGGCCACTTATATAAAAGGATTAAGGTCAGTTAGTATTGAATTAGTCTCAATCTTGGCGCCCGAACTTATGAGCCCGACGAGCTACTCCGCCTTCGGCGGACTCCACCCCGCGATCAGAAGCTCAATATATGTTTCCGATATGCAATGTCAAGGCAATTGATGTTATTTTTCGGCGATATCTTCGAGGATGAAAATTCCGCCATCCAAAACAGCGGAATTATTTCTCCTGAATTTCGCTCAGCGAATTTTCCTACAATACCGGCGTGAAGCGATAGGGATAATAATGCGGCTCCCACATCGCGGCGCCGATAAGTTGCGCCAGGCGGCCATCCGGCTCTATCATCCCCAATCCTTCTTCCCGCGCCTGTTTCGCCACTGCCAGCGCCACCTGGAAAGAAACTTCGCGAATATTCTTCAAAGGGGGCAGAAGATGACCATCTGTTCGCTGCTCCTCAGTCACCATCGCCGAAATCGCCTTGCTGGCGGCGTGGAACATCATATGTGTAACGCGCGACGCCTGGCAGACGATAGCGCCAAGTCCCATGCCGGGGAAAAGATAAAGATTATTGCACTGTGAAATCTGAATCGCACGACCGCTCCGATGGTGCACCGGCGCGAAAGGACTTCCGGTCGCCACCAGCGCCCGCCCGTCGGTGATTTCCAGCGCCTCCTGCGGAATCACCTCGCAACAGGAAGTCGGATTGGAGAGGGCAAACAGAATCGGGCGCTCGCAGTTTTTTGCCAACTGCTCCAGGATTGCCCGGTTAAAGGCTCCCGCCTGGCCGGAAAGACCGATAAGAGTCGTTATTTTTCCGTACTTGACAACATCTTCCAATGGCGCCGGGCGATCTTTGGATATAGGCCAGTCGGCTATGGTTTGACGAGATTGCAGGAAATTCTTCTGATACGGTTCCGCCTTATCTCCCTCCATCAGGAGGCCATTTATATCAACCGCAAAAATTCTCAGTCGCGCTTCCTCAATACTCATCTTCCCTTCTTCCACCAGAAGGGTCACCATGGCGTTAGCGACCCCGCTGCCGGCCTGGCCGAATCCATGAATGGCGATTCGCTCCTCAGAAACGGGACGGTTCTTAATGCGGAAGGCGGTCAGGAGCGCCGCGGCGGCGGTAGCGCCGGTCCCCTGGATATCGTCATTAAAACTCAGGATTCTTTCATGGTACCGTTCGAGAAGGTCGAAGGCATGATGTTTCCCGAAATCTTCCCATTGCAACAGCGCCCGCGGGAAAACCCGCTTCACCCCCTGAATGAATCTTTCAATCACGGCATAATAGGCTTCACCGGTGAGCCTTTTCTGTCGCACCCCAATGTAAAGGGGGTCGTTCAACAAGCGTTCATTATTGGTGCCGATATCGATGCAGACCGGAAGGGTTGATGCCGGATGAATGCCGGCAGCAGCGACATAAAGAGCTATCTTTCCTACCGGAATTCCCATGCCATCCGCTCCCAAATCCCCCAGACCGAGAATCCGCTCGCCATCGGTGGCAACGATAAGCGATACATTGGGAAGCCCAATATTGCTGAGAATCTGTTCGATATGGTCAACATTGGTGGGGGTGACATAAATTCCCCGGTAGCGCCGAAGGATATGCGACATCTTCAGACAGGCTTGACCGACAGTGGGAGTATAGACGATTGGAAGCATCTCCTCCAGATGACGGAGAAGCAGCGCGTAAAAAGCGGTCTCATTTCGGTCGAGAAGCCCGATCAGGGTCACATATCGTTCCAGGTCGGTGCTCTTTGCCAGATAGTTTCCATAACTTCTGATTACCTGGTCATCCAGAGTACCAATTGATTCCGGCAATAATCCTACCAGGTCAAACTCGGAACGCTCCACACTGGTGAAGGAATGCCCCTTATTCAGCAAGGGGTCATGCAGGAGAAGATGTCCCTTGTGGGGAACGGCGTAATATATTTCATGGGTTAAAGGGTCAACCCGCATATCGAATCGTTTCATGGAATATGTAATCTCCTTCTAAGAATGCTCGCAAGTAAATCGCTATTTGAGTCTATGTCAAGGCAGTGCAGCAATATTCCACTACTGCATCCGGGTGAGTATGGTCTTGAGATGATTAACTCTCTTGGTTTCTTCGAGCTGGAGCAGGTCGAGTTTAACTGATTGTGATGCCCCCAGCGAAAACTCCAGAGGGACATCGACCGCCCGCCGCCATTTCTCTATCTCTCTCCGCTCCAGTTTCTTGCTGCTTTTGAACGTCAGTTCGGCGCGGCCGTTTTTCAATCGCATCTTTTCGATTTCCAGCGTCCAGGCAACCACGCGCGCCACCGCGGCATCAAAGAGATTGACTGCCGCCGCCGGCATCCGTCCGAAGCGGTCCTCTACATCGGAGCGTATTTCTTCAATCTCTGAAACGGAGCGGGCGCCGGCAATCTTCTGATAAACCTCCACTTTCTGCTGATTGATATTGATATAACTGTCCGGAATGATCAGGTCGAGGTCGGTTTCCAATTTCGTATCCGGGGTGCCGACAACTTTCTCCCCTTTCAGTTCCGCCACCGCTTCTTCCAGAAGTTTGGTATATAAATCAAATCCGACTTCCTCAATAAATCCTGATTGCTGCGCTCCCAGGATATTTCCGGCGCCGCGTATTTCCAGATCTTTCATCGCCAGGGCAAAACCGCTTCCCAGGTCGGCATGCGCTTCAATGGCGCGAAGCCTCTTCCTGGCATCTTCCGAAAGGAGCCGATAGGGCGGCGTTAGTAGATAGGCATAAGCCCGCACCGCCGAGCGGCCGACGCGTCCCCGCAGTTGATAGAGTTGAGCCAGTCCAAACCGGTCGGCGCGATTTATAATTATGGTATTGACGGATGGTATATCCAGCCCCGACTCAATAATTGAGGTCGATAACAGCACCTGGAATCGTTTTGCCAGAAAAGCGAGCATAACACCTTCCAGGGAGCGCTCATGCATCTGACCGTGAGCCACCGCAATTTCCACCTGGGGGACAGTTTTCTTAAGGAAACGGTACATCGCCTCGATAGTCTGCACCCGATTATGCACAAAGAAAACCTGTCCGCCCCGGTCGATTTCGCGCAGAATCGCCTCCGCGATTATCTCCGGCTCAAATTCAACTATCTGGGTGATGATAGGCAGACGGTCTTTGGGCGAGGTATTTATCAGCGACATATCGCGCGCCCCCATCAGAGACATCTGCAGCGTTCGCGGAATCGGCGTGGCGGTTAAGGCGATGGTATCGACAGTTGTTTTCAATTTGCGCAGAGTCTCTTTGTGTTTGACGCCAAACCGCTGCTCTTCATCGACTACCAGAAGCCCCAGGTCGGAAAAGCGGATATCTTTGGAGAGCAAGCGATGTGTCCCGATTACAATATCCAGTTTGCCGTCAGCCAGAAGTTCGGCAATCTTCTCCTGTTCTTTGCGATTCTTGAAGCGGGAGAGCATTTCGATGCGGACTGGGAAATCAGCCAGTCTTTGGGCGAAGGTGGCGTAATGCTGCTGCGCCAGAATAGTTGTCGGCACCAGCACCGCTACCTGCTTGCCGGCTTCGACCGCCTTGAAGGCGGCCCTTACCGCCACTTCGGTCTTGCCGTACCCCACATCTCCGCAGACCAGACGGTCCATCGGCACCGGTTTCTGCATATCGGATTTTATCGTTTCAATCGCTTTTAATTGGTCGGGGGTTTCTTCATATATGAATGATGCCTCCAGCTGTTTCATCCAGGTAGTATCGGGACCGAAAGCGTAACCGGGGCGCGATTTCCTTTCGGCATATATCTTGAGAAGGTCCGCGGCCATATCGGCAATCGCCTTTTTGGTGCGGGCTTTGATTTTTTCCCATGAGGTTCCACCCAGGGTTGTGAGTTTCGGAGCGGCATCTTTCCCGGCATACTTCCCCACCCGGTTGAATTCCTCAATCGGAACATAGAGTTTGACCCCGTCGGCATAAATCAAGAGCAGGCAGTCGCGCGGGCGGCTATCGACATTAATTGTTTTCAATCCGGCGTAGCGGGCGATTCCGAAATCAGCGTGCACCACATAATCGCCGTCAACCAGACTGGTATAATTCTGAATCGCCACACCTTCGCGGAATTTCTTGCGGCGAACTCGTCGAAAATACCGTCCAAATATCTGATGGTCGGTCAGGATGGCGATCTTATTCACCGGTGAGACAAAGCCCCCTTTGAGGAGGGCAACTTCCACCGGAAGCGACGCGGTGGATTCAATTTTGTCGGATATTAATTCCGCCAGCCGTGACGCCTGCCCCGGGTTGTCGGCGGCAATCAGATAGCTGATACTCTCTTTCTGAAATCCGGCAATAGTTGCCGCCAGCAGGTCAAAGCGGGAACCGATAGCGGGGTGCTCCCGACAATGAAAATCAAGCATCTCTTTTTGAGGATGGCGAAAGGGATACTGCACCAAGCATTGTGATTTGCCCACAGCGTCCTGGAGCGGTCCGAGGTTGTCGTAATATAGCTGCAGGGTCGGTATGGTAAGCAACCGCTCTTTCAGTCTCTCATAATGATGTGTTGCCTCCCTGGTGAGTTCCTTCACCTTATCGGTCAGAGAAATTCCCCCTTCGATATAGATTATGCGGTTGTCGGGAAGGAAATCAATCAGCGAGCCAAATTTAATCCCAAAGGAAATCGCCAGCCATTCCAGTCCCGGCAGTTCCGGGTCATTGAGATAGCGCGCCCGCAGCAGGTCGGCATCATCTTCAGGCAATCGTTCGATATATCGCTCAACCGTCTCCTGCGTTATAAGAACTTCCCGCCGCGGCAGAATCGCCACTTCATCCAGC
The window above is part of the Candidatus Zixiibacteriota bacterium genome. Proteins encoded here:
- a CDS encoding NAD-dependent malic enzyme; this translates as MKRFDMRVDPLTHEIYYAVPHKGHLLLHDPLLNKGHSFTSVERSEFDLVGLLPESIGTLDDQVIRSYGNYLAKSTDLERYVTLIGLLDRNETAFYALLLRHLEEMLPIVYTPTVGQACLKMSHILRRYRGIYVTPTNVDHIEQILSNIGLPNVSLIVATDGERILGLGDLGADGMGIPVGKIALYVAAAGIHPASTLPVCIDIGTNNERLLNDPLYIGVRQKRLTGEAYYAVIERFIQGVKRVFPRALLQWEDFGKHHAFDLLERYHERILSFNDDIQGTGATAAAALLTAFRIKNRPVSEERIAIHGFGQAGSGVANAMVTLLVEEGKMSIEEARLRIFAVDINGLLMEGDKAEPYQKNFLQSRQTIADWPISKDRPAPLEDVVKYGKITTLIGLSGQAGAFNRAILEQLAKNCERPILFALSNPTSCCEVIPQEALEITDGRALVATGSPFAPVHHRSGRAIQISQCNNLYLFPGMGLGAIVCQASRVTHMMFHAASKAISAMVTEEQRTDGHLLPPLKNIREVSFQVALAVAKQAREEGLGMIEPDGRLAQLIGAAMWEPHYYPYRFTPVL
- a CDS encoding GIY-YIG nuclease family protein; amino-acid sequence: MFTVYMIRSDEGKQYIGHTSDIHRRLAEHNTGLCKTTKVCGEWKLVYKEEFATRGEAMKREKWLKSGVGRAYLKQVLNF
- a CDS encoding pyridoxal-phosphate dependent enzyme; this encodes MNNHSNILHAIGNTSLVRLSKVIPEGCAKISVKLEWENPTGSMKDRAAQAMIARAEEDGRLKPGYTIVEYTGGSTGISLALAAVARGYRLHIVTSDAFSHD
- a CDS encoding tetratricopeptide repeat protein; protein product: MAEDDSNDITRLHIQLSKDTIIGHYRIVEKIGTGGMGDVYLAEDTELNRKVALKFLPPHLSQDANCRARFRREAQAAAKLNHPNIITIYEVNEFRGRPYFAMEYVDGLPPDEYIRQTGPSLDGIINIAIQISLGLQEAHNNGIIHRDIKPGNILIDKNGRAKILDFGLATIIGVGKITKTGVTIGTLNYMSPEQVRGEELDCRTDIFSLAVMLYEMLTGHLPFQGEYEAAVLYSIVSEEPPSISQYRPDIDTAFVSVITKALQKDRVNRHQTAQELIRDLQNPHVAAPIIRSPTVTRIQGTKSLAVLYLRNLGKSDDEYLCYGLTEDLIIAMTRVRSLQVSPMRSILKWKDSDAEIEEIALTLNVDLVLDGSILKMDETVRVSAQLIDICNKQNLWADRWEEPISDIPQIRRALVQGVYLALGIDSPHQLSVRGIATGLINPQAYEYCLRAKYAFEHKQDKADVETALGLYHRALEIEPALLRARAEIAQIHLFKGEYAMASRELIDALEEARSRMLKSDEAHLLRILAAAYTGLSQWDKAWEVGQDALELDRESADLTGEAETLAILINILQPRARYDEALELFQRVLEISRQLGDPERMSSALKNMGGIYYYKGDYDHACELFMEALAIARKREDHSLEAKCLSNIGIIYINTGNFGEALCNLQQALHIFEQIGSNQVAIANTSNNIAFVYGCQGDYRKALELNERSSAIHKEQSNLQDYLISQCNIAHDLSIIGDYETAILTATNALGEARTLALPVAISTAHNNLGTAYFWKGDKMRALQHLQQAVKVAVESDLRGSQISPHSRLAELYQRHGLIELSRKHCQLCVNLIERQNRGPIWARVSTIETVLNSKEGDLDLMAARLKRLVEQAYRMGCPELIVFTERHLGALLLTTGQNRENHIEGIQILQRALDIAKETEIEHEVRWITETLQGRSIDR
- the mfd gene encoding transcription-repair coupling factor produces the protein MSLTTEQKKSYLDYITARFYEAEPFRTLIQRLSMGAPGEIALTGLAGSSPAFLLQGVTQQQESPLLAVTAEAENAFNLYDDLSFLTGGNGLFHFPPRGVPPYEFRSPAAEVTAQRLATLAALTDGRARIVVASIEALVEPTISPDDFRASSLRLRVGDELDIDSLAEKLSSLGFNRVPLVEEIGDFARRGGLVDFFSPGFDHPVRVEFFGDSIDTIRQFEVSSQRTAQMLDEVAILPRREVLITQETVERYIERLPEDDADLLRARYLNDPELPGLEWLAISFGIKFGSLIDFLPDNRIIYIEGGISLTDKVKELTREATHHYERLKERLLTIPTLQLYYDNLGPLQDAVGKSQCLVQYPFRHPQKEMLDFHCREHPAIGSRFDLLAATIAGFQKESISYLIAADNPGQASRLAELISDKIESTASLPVEVALLKGGFVSPVNKIAILTDHQIFGRYFRRVRRKKFREGVAIQNYTSLVDGDYVVHADFGIARYAGLKTINVDSRPRDCLLLIYADGVKLYVPIEEFNRVGKYAGKDAAPKLTTLGGTSWEKIKARTKKAIADMAADLLKIYAERKSRPGYAFGPDTTWMKQLEASFIYEETPDQLKAIETIKSDMQKPVPMDRLVCGDVGYGKTEVAVRAAFKAVEAGKQVAVLVPTTILAQQHYATFAQRLADFPVRIEMLSRFKNRKEQEKIAELLADGKLDIVIGTHRLLSKDIRFSDLGLLVVDEEQRFGVKHKETLRKLKTTVDTIALTATPIPRTLQMSLMGARDMSLINTSPKDRLPIITQIVEFEPEIIAEAILREIDRGGQVFFVHNRVQTIEAMYRFLKKTVPQVEIAVAHGQMHERSLEGVMLAFLAKRFQVLLSTSIIESGLDIPSVNTIIINRADRFGLAQLYQLRGRVGRSAVRAYAYLLTPPYRLLSEDARKRLRAIEAHADLGSGFALAMKDLEIRGAGNILGAQQSGFIEEVGFDLYTKLLEEAVAELKGEKVVGTPDTKLETDLDLIIPDSYININQQKVEVYQKIAGARSVSEIEEIRSDVEDRFGRMPAAAVNLFDAAVARVVAWTLEIEKMRLKNGRAELTFKSSKKLERREIEKWRRAVDVPLEFSLGASQSVKLDLLQLEETKRVNHLKTILTRMQ